A genomic window from Carassius gibelio isolate Cgi1373 ecotype wild population from Czech Republic chromosome A11, carGib1.2-hapl.c, whole genome shotgun sequence includes:
- the LOC128021992 gene encoding ubiquitin carboxyl-terminal hydrolase 29-like produces MIFRHAFDVFLHAFFSQDAHEFLMVCLARLKEEGELLQSSWPQYTCPVANMEFLLKRRRTCDSCGFQSSFTEESNYLSLVIGPQGCLVDSLQQYFKVSDITDDITPAGGCRF; encoded by the exons ATGATTTTTAGACATGCATTTGATGTTTTCCTCCATGCTTTCTTTTCTCAGGACGCACATGAGTTCCTGATGGTTTGCTTGGCCCGTCTTAAAGAAGAGGGCGAGCTTCTGCAGAGCTCCTGGCCTCAGTACACCTGTCCTGTAGCTAACATGGAGTTCCTGCTCAAGCGCCGGCGCACCTGCGACAG CTGCGGCTTCCAGAGTAGCTTCACAGAGGAGTCCAACTACCTCTCTCTAGTCATCGGTCCTCAAGGGTGCCTCGTCGACAGCCTGCAGCAGTACTTTAAAGTCAGTGACATCACTGATGACATCACACCAGCAGGAGGATGCAGATTCTGA